A section of the Acanthopagrus latus isolate v.2019 chromosome 20, fAcaLat1.1, whole genome shotgun sequence genome encodes:
- the cep131 gene encoding centrosomal protein of 131 kDa isoform X1, which yields MHTTRSPSSIPTGVSGDALDLSLSGSQLSVSKRPSSASPGKYFSRSVSVSVATDSRGKRNTLSDASFGSSRSIKNLRRSNSTTQVNQQANVSLSPGQSEDYLSLFDSSTDGRKKLASLSKASPDRTTWNILDDQPRAFPLHSSARSTGSVDSPTSLKKREPGIALAATFTANNRSNKGAVGNSVTTILHNNYSDKPLTPKSSNQKPSFNNILKATANDEVSLENGSLTKSQKNFSSVSPTSNNRSPVSAQRGSPVLSRRREVTEEEAERFIQQVNQAALTIQRWYRHHAKRQHANQAALKHVLSSKRKEWEERTEEDSHLEQQQKKDDDRKRIREEKARLARLAAIQELQQKRAQRVAEGQQTAEEELESVRPTGVVGRKKPPRISPINRGPASPSNNSPMSPTDVKAKNTDSNLNVVADFSELTFRAISPALSNNRGSQCSQDQEERGQVDICLEQHQENDRKLIRKEKARLARLAAAQENTSDELQQKRAQRAAQVQHAAEVELENKRQSGVVGRRKTPRISPLNKSPASPSNNSPMSPTDVKAKNTDSNLNIVAELGELSSFRAVSPALSNCRGSQCSQEILQRSVSVEDQRQGALSSRAQSKTTLNELLDTLKLLEEEPERLSQPKCYHKEKYAWIDEDGDSNSLTTDNLERHGQLSHHPALPDGGALLSEAKLQSIMSFLDEMEKSEQERPRSVTSGSHREAVLSEEELVGVEQVSATAAEVTSSMMRIKLELEEKKRTVNMLQTALAQQRELTMRHVKETEKELNRNFQLQKEQYEATIQRHLTFIDQLINDKKALSERCEGVVGELKQVDQKYTKKIAQMQEQHEMVWQILGPLCEEIKKLKELMSATEKIRREKWIDEKTKKIKEITVKGLEPEIQKLISKHKQELKKLRTLHEAELLQADDRAAQRYVRQCEELRQQLEREKEEQCQRERELAKQRYEKQLQEEELSLQQQRRRLYKEVADEKERLAQLAARQRAELEDLRRQLEDNSSLAGRALREELDKTREEQERRHQLEMKALQDRLDIEKQTWEENYKKKEEVWLLSRERELKEDLRRERDKEIELAIWTLEEETSKDKEECERAADNRVKRVRDKYESELRELEHSERSAVEKQQELRKQQMEMEAEVMRLQALLRQKEQETKDITQTRDKLADERHSLAEVIRQEFADRLVLTEEENRRMKVEVSEVRARLRLEVERVTREKEEELAEVHQRVKAAILKKEETVNSLRKQHEAALKRADHLEALWEQQRKQLLEK from the exons ATGCATACAACACGCAGCCCTTCATCCATCCCGACAGGTGTCTCAGGAGATGCCTTGGACCTCAGCTTGTCCGGCTCCCAGCTCTCTGTGTCCAAAAGACCCAGCAGTGCATCACCTGGGAAGTACTTCTCTcggtctgtgtctgtttctgtggcgactgacagcagaggaaaacGCAACACTCTG AGCGATGCTAGCTTCGGGAGCTCCCGCTCCATCAAGAACCTGAGGAGGTCCAACAGCACCACTCAGGTTAATCAGCAGGCCAACGTCAGTTtaag TCCAGGCCAGAGTGAAGACTACCTGTCCCTGTTCgacagcagcacagatggaCGCAAGAAACTGGCCAGCCTCAGCAAGGCCTCACCAGACAGAACCACATGGAACATCTTG GACGACCAGCCCAGAGCTTTCCCCCTGCACTCGAGCGCCCGCAGCACTGGCAGCGTGGACTCTCCGACCAGCCTGAAGAAACGAGAGCCCGGCATCGCCCTGGCTGCCACTTTCACTGCCAACAACAG gagCAACAAGGGAGCTGTGGGAAACTCTGTCACCACCATCCTACACAACAACTACTCTGACAAACCACTCACACCTAAGAGCTCCAACCAGAAGCCGTCCTTTAA taacATCCTGAAGGCCACAGCAAACGACGAGGTGTCACTAGAGAACGGCTCCCTGACTAAGTCTCAGAAGAATTTCTCTTCAGTCTCCCCCACATCCAACAACAGATCTCCAGTGTCGGCCCAGCGCGGCAGCCCTGTCCTGTCTCGAAGGAGGGAGGTCACTGAGGAGGAGGCCGAAAG gtTCATTCAGCAGGTGAACCAGGCAGCCCTCACTATCCAACGCTGGTACAGACACCATGCGAAGAGACAACACGCTAACCAGGCTGCTCTCAAACACGTCCTTTCCAGTAAAAGAAAG gagtgggaggagagaacagaagaggacAGTCACCTGGAGCAGCAACAGAAGAAGGACGACGATAGAAAAAGGATTCGCGAAGAGAAAGCTCGTCTGGCCCGCCTCGCTGCCATCCAG gagctgcagcagaaaagagCCCAGCGGGTTGCAGAGGGGCAGCAAACAGCTGAAGAGGAGCTGGAAAGCGTGAGGCCTACCGGTGTGGTCGGACGCAAGAAGCCGCCTAGGATTTCTCCGATCAACAGAGGTCCAGCCTCACCGAGCAACAACAGCCCGATGTCACCCACAGATGTGAAAGCTAAGAACACAG ACTCCAATTTGAATGTTGTGGCGGATTTCAGTGAGCTGACTTTCAGAGCCATTTCTCCAGCTTTGTCTAATAACAGAGGCTCTCAGTGTTCTCAG GATCAGGAGGAAAGAGGGCAGGTGGACATCTGCTTGGAGCAGCATCAGGAGAATGACAGGAAACTGATTCGTAAAGAGAAAGCTCGTCTGGCCCGCCTCGCTGCCGCCCAGGAAAACACATCTGAT gagctgcagcagaaaagagCCCAGCGGGCTGCACAGGTTCAGCATGCagctgaggtggagctggaAAACAAGAGACAGTCAGGTGTGGTCGGACGCAGAAAAACGCCAAGAATTTCCCCGCTCAACAAAAGTCCAGCCTCACCGAGCAACAACAGCCCAATGTCACCCACAGATGTTAAGGCAAAAAACACAG ACTCCAATTTGAATATTGTGGCTGAGTTGGGTGAACTCTCCAGCTTCAGAGCTGTTTCCCCAGCTTTGTCGAATTGCAGAGGCTCCCAGTGTTCTCAG GAGATCCTGCAGAGGTCAGTGAGTGTGGAGGACCAGCGGCAGGGAGCTTTGTCCAGCAGAGCTCAATCGAAAACCACCTTGAACGAGTTGCTGGACACCCTGAAGCTGTTAGAGGAGGAGCCAGAGAGGCTGTCACAGCCAAAGTGTTACCACAAAGAGAAATATGCCTGGATAGATGAG GACGGAGACTCTAACTCTCTGACCACCGACAACCTGGAGCGTCACGGCCAGCTGAGTCACCACCCTGCACTGCCAGACGGAGGCGCCCTTCTCTCCGAGGCCAAGCTGCAGAGCATCATGAGCTTCCTGGATGAGATGGAGAAGTCAGAACAAGAGAGGCCACGCTCAGTTACTTCAGGGTCACACAGAGAG GCTGTGTtgtcagaggaggagctggtTGGAGTGGAACAGGtgtctgccactgctgctgaggTCACCAGCTCCATGATGAGAATCAAGctagagctggaggagaagaaacgCACTGTGAACATGCTGCAGACTGCACTG GCCCAACAGAGGGAGCTGACAATGAGACATGTGAAGGAAACCGAGAAAGAGCTGAACAGAAACTTCCAGCTCCAGAAGGAACAATATGAAGCCACCATCCAGAGACATCTCACATTCATTGACCAG ctgatcaATGACAAAAAGGCTTTGAGTGAGCGCTGTGAAGGAGTGGTGGGAGAACTGAAGCAGGTCGACCAAAAGTACACCAAGAAGATCGCACAAATGCAGGAGCAGCATGAAATG GTGTGGCAAATTCTGGGTCCCTTGTGCgag GAAATCAAGAAGTTAAAAGAGCTAATGAGCGCCACAGAGAAGATCCGGCGGGAGAAATGGATTGACGAGAAAACCAAGAAGATTAAAGAGATCACTGTCAAAG GTCTGGAGCCAGAGATCCAGAAGCTGATTTCGAAGCACAAAcaggagctgaagaagctgcGGACACTTCAcgaggcagagctgctgcaggcgGATGACCGGGCGGCTCAGCGTTATGTTCGCCAGTGTGAGGAGCTCCGGCAacagctggagagggagaaggaggagcagtgtcagagagagagggagctggcCAAACAGAG ATATGAGAAGCAgcttcaggaggaggagctgtctttgcagcagcagaggaggcgtCTCTATAAGGAGGTGGCAGATGAGAAAGAGAGGCTGGCTCAGCTGGCTGCAAg gcaGCGTGCTGAGCTGGAGGACCTGCggaggcagctggaggacaaCAGTTCTCTGGCTGGACGAGCCCTCAGAGAGGAGCTGGACAagaccagagaggagcaggagaggagacatCAG CTGGAGATGAAGGCGTTACAAGACCGTTTAGACATCGAAAAGCAGACCTGGGAAGAAAACTACAAGAAAAAAGAG GAAGTGTGGCTGCTGAGTCGTGAGCGCGAGCTCAAGGAAGACCTGCGACGAGAGCGCGACAAAGAGATCGAGCTCGCCATCTGGAcgctggaggaggagacaagcAAGGACAAAGAGGAGTGTGAGAGGGCGGCTGACAACAG GGTGAAGCGTGTGAGGGATAAATATGAGTCTGAGCTGAGGGAGCTGGAGCACTCTGAGAGGTCGGCCGTTGAGAAACAACAAGAGCTGAGGAAGCagcagatggagatggaggcagaggtgATGAGACTCCAGGCCCTACTCAGACAGAAAGAACAGGAGACCAAAGACATCACTCAG ACCAGGGACAAGCTGGCGGATGAGCGTCACAGCCTGGCGGAGGTGATCAGGCAAGAGTTTGCCGACCGGCTGGtgctgacagaggaagagaaccGCAGGATGAAGGTGGAAGTGTCAGAAGTTCGAGCGAGGCTGcggctggaggtggagagggtcaccagggagaaggaggaggagttggcTGAAGTTCATCAACG AGTGAAGGCGGCCATCTTGAAGAAGGAAGAAACTGTCAACAGTCTCCGGAAGCAGCATGAG GCTGCCCTGAAGAGGGCAGACCACCTGGAGGCTCtgtgggagcagcagaggaagcagctgctggagaagtGA
- the cep131 gene encoding centrosomal protein of 131 kDa isoform X2, which produces MHTTRSPSSIPTGVSGDALDLSLSGSQLSVSKRPSSASPGKYFSRSVSVSVATDSRGKRNTLSDASFGSSRSIKNLRRSNSTTQVNQQANVSLSPGQSEDYLSLFDSSTDGRKKLASLSKASPDRTTWNILDDQPRAFPLHSSARSTGSVDSPTSLKKREPGIALAATFTANNRSNKGAVGNSVTTILHNNYSDKPLTPKSSNQKPSFNNILKATANDEVSLENGSLTKSQKNFSSVSPTSNNRSPVSAQRGSPVLSRRREVTEEEAERFIQQVNQAALTIQRWYRHHAKRQHANQAALKHVLSSKRKEWEERTEEDSHLEQQQKKDDDRKRIREEKARLARLAAIQELQQKRAQRVAEGQQTAEEELESVRPTGVVGRKKPPRISPINRGPASPSNNSPMSPTDVKAKNTDSNLNVVADFSELTFRAISPALSNNRGSQCSQDQEERGQVDICLEQHQENDRKLIRKEKARLARLAAAQENTSDELQQKRAQRAAQVQHAAEVELENKRQSGVVGRRKTPRISPLNKSPASPSNNSPMSPTDVKAKNTDSNLNIVAELGELSSFRAVSPALSNCRGSQCSQEILQRSVSVEDQRQGALSSRAQSKTTLNELLDTLKLLEEEPERLSQPKCYHKEKYAWIDEDGDSNSLTTDNLERHGQLSHHPALPDGGALLSEAKLQSIMSFLDEMEKSEQERPRSVTSGSHREAVLSEEELVGVEQVSATAAEVTSSMMRIKLELEEKKRTVNMLQTALAQQRELTMRHVKETEKELNRNFQLQKEQYEATIQRHLTFIDQLINDKKALSERCEGVVGELKQVDQKYTKKIAQMQEQHEMEIKKLKELMSATEKIRREKWIDEKTKKIKEITVKGLEPEIQKLISKHKQELKKLRTLHEAELLQADDRAAQRYVRQCEELRQQLEREKEEQCQRERELAKQRYEKQLQEEELSLQQQRRRLYKEVADEKERLAQLAARQRAELEDLRRQLEDNSSLAGRALREELDKTREEQERRHQLEMKALQDRLDIEKQTWEENYKKKEEVWLLSRERELKEDLRRERDKEIELAIWTLEEETSKDKEECERAADNRVKRVRDKYESELRELEHSERSAVEKQQELRKQQMEMEAEVMRLQALLRQKEQETKDITQTRDKLADERHSLAEVIRQEFADRLVLTEEENRRMKVEVSEVRARLRLEVERVTREKEEELAEVHQRVKAAILKKEETVNSLRKQHEAALKRADHLEALWEQQRKQLLEK; this is translated from the exons ATGCATACAACACGCAGCCCTTCATCCATCCCGACAGGTGTCTCAGGAGATGCCTTGGACCTCAGCTTGTCCGGCTCCCAGCTCTCTGTGTCCAAAAGACCCAGCAGTGCATCACCTGGGAAGTACTTCTCTcggtctgtgtctgtttctgtggcgactgacagcagaggaaaacGCAACACTCTG AGCGATGCTAGCTTCGGGAGCTCCCGCTCCATCAAGAACCTGAGGAGGTCCAACAGCACCACTCAGGTTAATCAGCAGGCCAACGTCAGTTtaag TCCAGGCCAGAGTGAAGACTACCTGTCCCTGTTCgacagcagcacagatggaCGCAAGAAACTGGCCAGCCTCAGCAAGGCCTCACCAGACAGAACCACATGGAACATCTTG GACGACCAGCCCAGAGCTTTCCCCCTGCACTCGAGCGCCCGCAGCACTGGCAGCGTGGACTCTCCGACCAGCCTGAAGAAACGAGAGCCCGGCATCGCCCTGGCTGCCACTTTCACTGCCAACAACAG gagCAACAAGGGAGCTGTGGGAAACTCTGTCACCACCATCCTACACAACAACTACTCTGACAAACCACTCACACCTAAGAGCTCCAACCAGAAGCCGTCCTTTAA taacATCCTGAAGGCCACAGCAAACGACGAGGTGTCACTAGAGAACGGCTCCCTGACTAAGTCTCAGAAGAATTTCTCTTCAGTCTCCCCCACATCCAACAACAGATCTCCAGTGTCGGCCCAGCGCGGCAGCCCTGTCCTGTCTCGAAGGAGGGAGGTCACTGAGGAGGAGGCCGAAAG gtTCATTCAGCAGGTGAACCAGGCAGCCCTCACTATCCAACGCTGGTACAGACACCATGCGAAGAGACAACACGCTAACCAGGCTGCTCTCAAACACGTCCTTTCCAGTAAAAGAAAG gagtgggaggagagaacagaagaggacAGTCACCTGGAGCAGCAACAGAAGAAGGACGACGATAGAAAAAGGATTCGCGAAGAGAAAGCTCGTCTGGCCCGCCTCGCTGCCATCCAG gagctgcagcagaaaagagCCCAGCGGGTTGCAGAGGGGCAGCAAACAGCTGAAGAGGAGCTGGAAAGCGTGAGGCCTACCGGTGTGGTCGGACGCAAGAAGCCGCCTAGGATTTCTCCGATCAACAGAGGTCCAGCCTCACCGAGCAACAACAGCCCGATGTCACCCACAGATGTGAAAGCTAAGAACACAG ACTCCAATTTGAATGTTGTGGCGGATTTCAGTGAGCTGACTTTCAGAGCCATTTCTCCAGCTTTGTCTAATAACAGAGGCTCTCAGTGTTCTCAG GATCAGGAGGAAAGAGGGCAGGTGGACATCTGCTTGGAGCAGCATCAGGAGAATGACAGGAAACTGATTCGTAAAGAGAAAGCTCGTCTGGCCCGCCTCGCTGCCGCCCAGGAAAACACATCTGAT gagctgcagcagaaaagagCCCAGCGGGCTGCACAGGTTCAGCATGCagctgaggtggagctggaAAACAAGAGACAGTCAGGTGTGGTCGGACGCAGAAAAACGCCAAGAATTTCCCCGCTCAACAAAAGTCCAGCCTCACCGAGCAACAACAGCCCAATGTCACCCACAGATGTTAAGGCAAAAAACACAG ACTCCAATTTGAATATTGTGGCTGAGTTGGGTGAACTCTCCAGCTTCAGAGCTGTTTCCCCAGCTTTGTCGAATTGCAGAGGCTCCCAGTGTTCTCAG GAGATCCTGCAGAGGTCAGTGAGTGTGGAGGACCAGCGGCAGGGAGCTTTGTCCAGCAGAGCTCAATCGAAAACCACCTTGAACGAGTTGCTGGACACCCTGAAGCTGTTAGAGGAGGAGCCAGAGAGGCTGTCACAGCCAAAGTGTTACCACAAAGAGAAATATGCCTGGATAGATGAG GACGGAGACTCTAACTCTCTGACCACCGACAACCTGGAGCGTCACGGCCAGCTGAGTCACCACCCTGCACTGCCAGACGGAGGCGCCCTTCTCTCCGAGGCCAAGCTGCAGAGCATCATGAGCTTCCTGGATGAGATGGAGAAGTCAGAACAAGAGAGGCCACGCTCAGTTACTTCAGGGTCACACAGAGAG GCTGTGTtgtcagaggaggagctggtTGGAGTGGAACAGGtgtctgccactgctgctgaggTCACCAGCTCCATGATGAGAATCAAGctagagctggaggagaagaaacgCACTGTGAACATGCTGCAGACTGCACTG GCCCAACAGAGGGAGCTGACAATGAGACATGTGAAGGAAACCGAGAAAGAGCTGAACAGAAACTTCCAGCTCCAGAAGGAACAATATGAAGCCACCATCCAGAGACATCTCACATTCATTGACCAG ctgatcaATGACAAAAAGGCTTTGAGTGAGCGCTGTGAAGGAGTGGTGGGAGAACTGAAGCAGGTCGACCAAAAGTACACCAAGAAGATCGCACAAATGCAGGAGCAGCATGAAATG GAAATCAAGAAGTTAAAAGAGCTAATGAGCGCCACAGAGAAGATCCGGCGGGAGAAATGGATTGACGAGAAAACCAAGAAGATTAAAGAGATCACTGTCAAAG GTCTGGAGCCAGAGATCCAGAAGCTGATTTCGAAGCACAAAcaggagctgaagaagctgcGGACACTTCAcgaggcagagctgctgcaggcgGATGACCGGGCGGCTCAGCGTTATGTTCGCCAGTGTGAGGAGCTCCGGCAacagctggagagggagaaggaggagcagtgtcagagagagagggagctggcCAAACAGAG ATATGAGAAGCAgcttcaggaggaggagctgtctttgcagcagcagaggaggcgtCTCTATAAGGAGGTGGCAGATGAGAAAGAGAGGCTGGCTCAGCTGGCTGCAAg gcaGCGTGCTGAGCTGGAGGACCTGCggaggcagctggaggacaaCAGTTCTCTGGCTGGACGAGCCCTCAGAGAGGAGCTGGACAagaccagagaggagcaggagaggagacatCAG CTGGAGATGAAGGCGTTACAAGACCGTTTAGACATCGAAAAGCAGACCTGGGAAGAAAACTACAAGAAAAAAGAG GAAGTGTGGCTGCTGAGTCGTGAGCGCGAGCTCAAGGAAGACCTGCGACGAGAGCGCGACAAAGAGATCGAGCTCGCCATCTGGAcgctggaggaggagacaagcAAGGACAAAGAGGAGTGTGAGAGGGCGGCTGACAACAG GGTGAAGCGTGTGAGGGATAAATATGAGTCTGAGCTGAGGGAGCTGGAGCACTCTGAGAGGTCGGCCGTTGAGAAACAACAAGAGCTGAGGAAGCagcagatggagatggaggcagaggtgATGAGACTCCAGGCCCTACTCAGACAGAAAGAACAGGAGACCAAAGACATCACTCAG ACCAGGGACAAGCTGGCGGATGAGCGTCACAGCCTGGCGGAGGTGATCAGGCAAGAGTTTGCCGACCGGCTGGtgctgacagaggaagagaaccGCAGGATGAAGGTGGAAGTGTCAGAAGTTCGAGCGAGGCTGcggctggaggtggagagggtcaccagggagaaggaggaggagttggcTGAAGTTCATCAACG AGTGAAGGCGGCCATCTTGAAGAAGGAAGAAACTGTCAACAGTCTCCGGAAGCAGCATGAG GCTGCCCTGAAGAGGGCAGACCACCTGGAGGCTCtgtgggagcagcagaggaagcagctgctggagaagtGA